A single genomic interval of Mustela nigripes isolate SB6536 chromosome 7, MUSNIG.SB6536, whole genome shotgun sequence harbors:
- the RNASEH1 gene encoding ribonuclease H1 isoform X1, with protein sequence MFVGQTLHSPSEMRRLWTAAPSEAVTVVVREESRLGIHPARPGGAEAGRNLTHCDLLHPLSAQQLRRKLRCGCYRFLPRWRGRFGTENKCARTEDKHEQESQVKANKRLREPSDGDENAEPCAKQTRQTTGSVPLVDKSTFSYMGEFVVVYTDGCCSSNGRRRARAGIGVYWGPGHPLNIGIRLPGRQTNQRAEIHAACKAIEQAKAQNIKKLVLYTDSMFTINGITNWVQGWKKNGWKTSTGKEVINREDFVALEQLAQGMDIQWMHVPGHSGFVGNEEADRLAREGAKRSED encoded by the exons ATGTTTGTCGGCCAGACACTCCACAGTCCCTCTGAGATGCGCCGGCTCTGGACAGCGGCTCCTTCGGAGGCCGTGACAGTGGTGGTCAGAGAGGAGTCGCGTTTAGGAATCCACCCTGCGCGACCAGGCGGGGCAGAAGCAGGGCGGAACCTCACTCACTGTGatctgcttcaccctctgtcTGCCCAGCAGCTTCGAAGGAAGTTGCGCTGTGGCTGTTACCGTTTTCTGCCCCGGTGGAGAGGTCGGTTTGGGACAGAAAACAAATGCGCAA GGACAGAAGATAAGCATGAACAAGAATCACAAGTGAAAGCCAACAAGCGACTCCGTGAGCCCTCGGATGGAGATGAAAATGCAGAGCCCTGTGCAAAGCAGACAAGACAGACCACGGGATCCGTGCCTTTGGTTGACAAAAGCACATTTTCTTACATGG GAGAATTTGTTGTCGTCTACACTGATGGCTGCTGCTCCAGTAACGGGCGGAGGAGGGCACGAGCAGGCATCGGTGTTTACTGGGGGCCCGGCCATCCTTT GAACATAGGCATTAGGCTTCCTGGACGGCAGACCAACCAAAGAGCAGAAATTCAT GCAGCCTGCAAAGCCATCGAGCAGGCAAAGGCTCAAAACATCAAGAAGCTGGTTCTGTATACGGACAGTATGTTTACTATAAATG GCATCACTAACTGGGTTCAAGGCTGGAAGAAGAACGGGTGGAAGACGAGCACGGGGAAGGAGGTGATCAACCGGGAGGACTTCGTGGCGCTGGAGCAGCTCGCCCAGGGCATGGACATCCAGTGG atgcaTGTTCCTGGTCATTCGGGATTTGTAGGCAATGAAGAGGCGGACAGATTAGCACGAGAAGGAGCAAAGCGATCTGAGGACTGA
- the RNASEH1 gene encoding ribonuclease H1 isoform X2, whose product MTRLLGAARRVALAAVRGSPGGRSGLSMFYAVRRGRKAGVFQTWSECRAQVDRFPAARFKKFATEEEAWAFVGRPAGPGGAEGTEDKHEQESQVKANKRLREPSDGDENAEPCAKQTRQTTGSVPLVDKSTFSYMGEFVVVYTDGCCSSNGRRRARAGIGVYWGPGHPLNIGIRLPGRQTNQRAEIHAACKAIEQAKAQNIKKLVLYTDSMFTINGITNWVQGWKKNGWKTSTGKEVINREDFVALEQLAQGMDIQWMHVPGHSGFVGNEEADRLAREGAKRSED is encoded by the exons ATGACCCGGCTTCTGGGCGCGGCGCGCAGGGTTGCTTTGGCCGCGGTGCGCGGCAGCCCCGGCGGCCGCAGCGGCCTCAGCATGTTTTATGCCGTGAGGAGGGGCCGCAAGGCCGGGGTCTTCCAGACCTG GAGCGAGTGCCGGGCGCAGGTGGACCGCTTCCCGGCCGCGCGCTTTAAGAAGTTTGCCACGGAGGAGGAGGCCTGGGCCTTCGTCGGGCGGCCCGCCGGCCCGGGCGGCGCGGAAG GGACAGAAGATAAGCATGAACAAGAATCACAAGTGAAAGCCAACAAGCGACTCCGTGAGCCCTCGGATGGAGATGAAAATGCAGAGCCCTGTGCAAAGCAGACAAGACAGACCACGGGATCCGTGCCTTTGGTTGACAAAAGCACATTTTCTTACATGG GAGAATTTGTTGTCGTCTACACTGATGGCTGCTGCTCCAGTAACGGGCGGAGGAGGGCACGAGCAGGCATCGGTGTTTACTGGGGGCCCGGCCATCCTTT GAACATAGGCATTAGGCTTCCTGGACGGCAGACCAACCAAAGAGCAGAAATTCAT GCAGCCTGCAAAGCCATCGAGCAGGCAAAGGCTCAAAACATCAAGAAGCTGGTTCTGTATACGGACAGTATGTTTACTATAAATG GCATCACTAACTGGGTTCAAGGCTGGAAGAAGAACGGGTGGAAGACGAGCACGGGGAAGGAGGTGATCAACCGGGAGGACTTCGTGGCGCTGGAGCAGCTCGCCCAGGGCATGGACATCCAGTGG atgcaTGTTCCTGGTCATTCGGGATTTGTAGGCAATGAAGAGGCGGACAGATTAGCACGAGAAGGAGCAAAGCGATCTGAGGACTGA